From a single Deltaproteobacteria bacterium genomic region:
- a CDS encoding acyl-CoA dehydrogenase has translation MCNTIYTTSPPFVVCSLCGKDMSSAQRCTANRIKKDEFMDFKFSDKEEAFRLKFRSWLENNIPRDWRDGGELHDPDTKEEFERRRAWHRTLYNGGWMCLHWPKEYGGRGATLIEQVIYQQELDRAKAPPTVNFQGIARVGPTLMQWGTAEQKARHIPKIPPAEEIWCQGLSEPNHGSDLAAVETRAVDNGDHFIVNGSKVWTSNAHHADFTTLLCRTDPDAPKHRGLSYLLVDIKSPGIEVRPLIQITGEHGFNQVFFEDVKVPKANLVGQINQGWMVAMTNMMFERTIHGGRTDMMVEVKQLTELARKVEYNGHLAWEDEYVRQRIAQFACEAEALKYTSFRQLTKQLKGLPPGPEGSMMKLGTSELNLRIQAFAMELLGPYSQFEYRAPGAVDSGKWSHRLLASRRSTIAAGSNEIQHNIIGERVLGLPKG, from the coding sequence ATGTGCAACACCATATACACCACTTCTCCACCTTTTGTTGTTTGCTCGCTCTGTGGTAAGGATATGTCTTCAGCACAACGGTGCACGGCCAACAGAATCAAAAAGGACGAGTTTATGGACTTCAAGTTTAGTGACAAAGAAGAAGCGTTTCGCTTGAAATTTCGCAGTTGGCTGGAAAACAATATCCCGCGTGACTGGCGTGATGGTGGAGAACTGCACGATCCTGATACCAAAGAAGAGTTTGAACGACGCCGGGCATGGCATCGTACCCTCTACAATGGCGGGTGGATGTGTCTGCACTGGCCCAAAGAGTATGGTGGCCGTGGTGCAACGTTGATCGAGCAAGTCATTTATCAACAAGAACTCGACCGCGCCAAGGCGCCGCCTACGGTCAATTTTCAAGGCATCGCGCGTGTGGGACCAACCCTCATGCAATGGGGCACCGCGGAACAGAAGGCACGTCACATTCCTAAGATCCCTCCAGCAGAAGAAATCTGGTGTCAGGGATTATCTGAACCGAATCATGGTTCAGATCTCGCCGCCGTCGAAACCCGCGCGGTCGATAACGGTGATCACTTCATCGTCAACGGATCCAAAGTGTGGACGTCTAACGCGCACCATGCAGACTTCACCACCCTACTCTGCCGCACTGATCCCGACGCACCAAAGCATCGTGGACTCAGTTATCTATTGGTTGATATCAAAAGCCCAGGTATTGAGGTTCGCCCGTTGATCCAAATCACCGGCGAACATGGCTTTAATCAAGTCTTCTTTGAGGATGTGAAAGTGCCGAAGGCAAACCTCGTTGGGCAGATAAACCAAGGTTGGATGGTAGCAATGACCAACATGATGTTCGAGCGCACCATTCACGGTGGCCGCACCGACATGATGGTCGAAGTCAAACAACTCACCGAGCTCGCGCGCAAAGTGGAATATAACGGACACCTCGCTTGGGAGGATGAATACGTGCGCCAGCGTATCGCCCAGTTTGCCTGTGAAGCCGAAGCGCTAAAGTACACCAGTTTTCGTCAACTCACTAAGCAGTTGAAAGGCTTGCCACCGGGACCCGAAGGCTCGATGATGAAACTCGGGACCAGTGAGCTGAATCTTCGTATTCAAGCGTTTGCTATGGAGTTGTTAGGACCATACAGTCAGTTCGAATATCGAGCGCCTGGCGCAGTCGATTCAGGAAAGTGGTCGCACCGCCTGTTAGCCTCTCGCCGGAGCACGATTGCAGCAGGCTCTAATGAGATTCAGCACAACATAATTGGAGAACGAGTGCTAGGATTGCCGAAAGGGTAA